From Gordonia crocea, the proteins below share one genomic window:
- a CDS encoding oxygenase MpaB family protein: MVELTVSPAHQRLRDRVARFTGVDLLPEDAVQRVFARDHTRGDPVAERFVAETYHGELGPDRSRELLDHALRVGIANVPDAPESMRELFADFETVPDWVDPDLVETGAAVWRRWGYSLGAVGNAGTMDTYTEGSLAVPLSLSGGYAGASALHRYLETTRWWLEVCRPGAALTPGSTAREVSLKVRVMHVSVRARVAEHPEWDAAAHGLPISQSEMMLTLLGGSVGPAVGLFALGFLTSPAEMRAVLHFNRYLGHLVGCQVDDMFPTTVADGLRLLYYFDATRKHDSGPLGPELVEAFVPSFEPGPQVRGRARLRALYHLHLQAGYTRLFMLPWNRRHYRLPSGLPGLALLVGRAPFVAVVETARRLSPALDRHWQRHQMRRWRRWHAWHLGQREERFDAARELRR, encoded by the coding sequence ATGGTCGAGTTGACGGTTTCCCCCGCCCATCAGCGGCTGCGCGACCGCGTCGCGCGGTTCACCGGCGTCGACCTGCTGCCCGAGGACGCGGTCCAACGCGTCTTCGCCCGCGATCACACCCGCGGCGACCCGGTGGCCGAACGGTTCGTCGCCGAGACCTACCACGGCGAGCTCGGCCCAGACCGGTCCCGGGAACTGCTCGACCACGCGTTGCGGGTCGGCATCGCCAACGTGCCCGACGCACCCGAGTCGATGCGGGAGCTGTTCGCCGATTTTGAGACCGTCCCCGACTGGGTCGACCCCGACCTCGTCGAGACGGGGGCGGCGGTGTGGCGCCGGTGGGGCTACAGCCTGGGCGCGGTCGGCAACGCCGGGACCATGGACACCTACACCGAGGGATCGTTGGCCGTCCCGCTCTCGCTGTCGGGCGGGTATGCCGGGGCCAGTGCGCTGCACCGGTATCTGGAAACCACCCGCTGGTGGCTCGAGGTCTGCCGGCCCGGCGCGGCGCTCACCCCCGGGTCGACCGCCCGCGAGGTGTCGCTGAAGGTCCGGGTGATGCACGTGTCGGTGCGCGCCCGGGTCGCCGAACACCCCGAATGGGACGCAGCGGCCCACGGACTGCCGATCAGCCAGAGCGAGATGATGCTCACGCTGCTCGGCGGCAGCGTCGGTCCGGCCGTCGGGCTGTTCGCGCTGGGCTTCCTGACCTCCCCCGCCGAAATGCGCGCGGTCCTGCATTTCAACCGCTACCTCGGGCACCTCGTCGGCTGCCAGGTCGACGACATGTTCCCGACCACCGTGGCCGACGGCCTGCGGCTGCTCTACTACTTCGACGCCACGCGCAAGCACGACTCGGGTCCGCTGGGCCCCGAACTCGTCGAGGCGTTCGTCCCCTCTTTCGAACCCGGTCCGCAGGTGCGCGGCCGGGCACGACTGCGCGCGCTCTACCACCTGCACCTGCAGGCCGGCTACACCCGGCTGTTCATGCTGCCGTGGAACCGGCGGCACTACCGGTTGCCCAGCGGTCTGCCCGGATTGGCCCTCCTCGTCGGCCGCGCACCGTTCGTCGCCGTGGTCGAGACGGCCCGGCGCCTGTCCCCCGCACTCGACCGGCATTGGCAACGCCACCAGATGCGGCGGTGGCGGCGCTGGCACGCGTGGCACCTCGGGCAACGCGAGGAACGGTTCGACGCGGCGCGCGAGTTGCGCCGCTGA
- a CDS encoding transglutaminase family protein — translation MTLRLRIVHTTGFTYSAPVASSFNEARITPRTDTRQTVIVDHVDTVPAARQYRYSDYWTTAVTVFDLNTPHERLEVVGTAVVETENEVRGPEALSVDWVRLRDDQLIDEYDEMLQPTSYTPHTPEITAFARDTASGLSPVAAAEAVVAGVHAAMTYEQGTTEVHSTAADAWRHRSGVCQDYAHISLAMLRSLGIPARYVSGYLHPREGAGVGEAVDGESHAWIEVWTGGWWGIDPTNNKFIDDHHVAVGTGRDYADLTPIKGIYTGSADSELDVTVRITRLA, via the coding sequence ATGACACTGCGGCTGCGCATCGTCCACACCACCGGTTTCACCTATTCCGCCCCGGTCGCCTCGTCGTTCAATGAGGCTCGCATCACGCCGCGCACCGATACGCGGCAAACCGTGATCGTCGACCACGTCGACACGGTCCCCGCGGCCCGCCAGTACCGCTACAGCGACTACTGGACGACCGCGGTGACCGTGTTCGACCTGAACACCCCGCACGAACGGCTCGAGGTGGTCGGCACCGCCGTGGTGGAGACCGAGAACGAGGTGCGCGGGCCGGAAGCCCTGTCGGTGGACTGGGTCCGCCTGCGCGACGACCAACTCATCGACGAGTACGACGAGATGCTCCAGCCCACGTCGTACACCCCGCACACCCCGGAGATCACCGCCTTCGCACGGGACACCGCGTCGGGCCTGAGCCCGGTGGCGGCTGCCGAAGCGGTGGTCGCCGGGGTCCACGCGGCCATGACCTATGAGCAGGGCACGACGGAGGTCCACTCGACCGCCGCCGATGCCTGGCGCCACCGCAGCGGCGTCTGCCAGGACTATGCCCACATCTCCTTGGCCATGCTGCGCAGCCTCGGGATTCCGGCCCGATACGTGTCGGGCTACCTGCACCCCCGCGAGGGCGCCGGTGTCGGCGAGGCCGTCGACGGCGAGAGCCATGCCTGGATCGAGGTCTGGACCGGGGGCTGGTGGGGTATCGACCCGACGAACAACAAGTTCATCGACGACCACCACGTCGCGGTCGGGACCGGCCGCGACTACGCCGACCTCACCCCGATCAAGGGGATCTACACCGGTAGCGCCGACTCGGAACTGGATGTGACGGTGCGGATCACCAGGCTGGCGTAG
- a CDS encoding flavin reductase family protein: protein MSAPTVARTDPSQLRRAFAHFPSGLVAVAALGPDGPVGLLVSSFTSVSLDPPLASVNIGRSSSTLPHLQRQTHWGISVLGRDQVGVADNFRRPSDERFADLGWSSTIDGAVHLHGAAAGFTTKLDRLIPAGDHSIALLEVLDHFAADDATPLVFHRSRIRQIDSEGAA from the coding sequence GTGTCTGCACCCACCGTTGCCCGTACCGACCCGTCCCAGTTGCGCCGGGCCTTCGCGCACTTCCCCTCCGGCCTTGTCGCCGTGGCCGCCCTCGGCCCCGACGGCCCCGTGGGGCTCCTCGTCTCCTCGTTCACGTCGGTGTCGCTGGACCCGCCGCTGGCCTCGGTCAACATCGGCCGCTCGTCGTCGACACTGCCCCACCTGCAACGCCAAACCCATTGGGGAATCAGTGTTCTCGGCCGCGACCAGGTCGGCGTGGCAGACAACTTCCGACGCCCGTCCGACGAGCGCTTTGCCGATCTCGGCTGGAGCTCGACCATCGACGGGGCGGTGCACCTGCACGGCGCCGCCGCCGGGTTCACCACCAAGCTCGACCGGCTGATCCCGGCCGGCGACCACTCGATCGCCCTGCTCGAGGTCCTCGACCACTTCGCCGCCGACGACGCGACGCCCCTGGTCTTCCACCGCAGCCGAATCCGCCAGATCGACAGCGAGGGCGCGGCATGA
- a CDS encoding helix-turn-helix domain-containing protein, translated as MSILDPRPVDQRTPVAPESDWDAIRSWTDEQYMHFDVRPTGRAVVPSSSMFSVSVGDIVMTRFSYGVGVDLRDFDSDSGNILVLTTLRGMTRHSAGAHEDACLGTGQTFVADCSRTDYRLVADPEHLQLNLTIPHRCLADLALRWWGFVPDDRLWAHRCELGGPGSPWLALLSYAAQTAAVAPEEVASGQIGRNLQEMIAAHLLDEWARRAGVDLRAAPEVSAPGYVRTAVHYIDEHARELPTVADVAAAAGVSVRTLSGAFGAYLGMTPRAYLVEQRLQGVYRELARGATTVAAAARAWGYVNMGVFAGAYRRRFGEPPSATLLRGCGGTVAPGG; from the coding sequence TTGAGCATCCTGGATCCCCGGCCCGTCGACCAGCGCACCCCGGTGGCGCCGGAGTCGGACTGGGATGCGATCCGATCGTGGACCGACGAACAGTACATGCATTTCGACGTTCGGCCGACGGGTCGGGCGGTGGTGCCGAGTTCCTCGATGTTCTCGGTGTCGGTCGGCGACATCGTCATGACCCGGTTCAGCTACGGGGTCGGGGTCGACCTGCGCGACTTCGACTCTGATTCGGGCAACATCCTGGTCCTCACCACGTTGCGCGGGATGACCCGCCACTCGGCCGGGGCGCACGAGGATGCCTGTTTGGGCACCGGCCAGACCTTTGTCGCCGATTGCAGCAGGACCGACTACCGCCTGGTGGCCGACCCCGAACACCTCCAGCTGAACTTGACCATTCCGCACCGGTGCCTCGCCGATCTCGCGCTGCGTTGGTGGGGCTTCGTCCCCGACGACCGGCTGTGGGCGCACCGCTGCGAGCTCGGCGGACCGGGGAGCCCGTGGTTGGCCTTGTTGTCCTATGCGGCGCAGACCGCGGCAGTCGCACCCGAGGAGGTTGCCTCGGGGCAGATCGGCCGCAACCTGCAGGAGATGATCGCCGCCCACCTCCTCGACGAATGGGCCCGGCGGGCCGGGGTCGACCTGCGGGCGGCGCCGGAGGTGTCGGCCCCGGGCTACGTGCGGACCGCGGTGCACTACATCGACGAGCATGCGCGCGAACTCCCCACCGTCGCCGACGTCGCCGCGGCGGCCGGGGTCAGCGTGCGCACGCTCAGCGGCGCGTTCGGCGCCTACCTCGGCATGACCCCGCGCGCCTACCTCGTCGAACAGCGGTTGCAGGGTGTCTACCGGGAGTTGGCGCGCGGCGCCACCACCGTCGCCGCAGCAGCGCGGGCTTGGGGTTATGTGAACATGGGCGTCTTCGCCGGTGCCTATCGTCGACGTTTCGGCGAACCGCCGTCGGCCACGCTGCTGCGCGGGTGTGGCGGGACCGTCGCGCCGGGCGGCTGA
- a CDS encoding LLM class flavin-dependent oxidoreductase — translation MSVKLHWFLPTYGDSRSIVGGGHGVPTESAGGLRDATVGYLSSIARAAEDFGFDAALTPAGPWCEDAWITTAMVARETERLGFLLALQPGLISPTLAAQMTGTFTKHAPGRLLINIVTGGEAATQRAYGDSLDKAARYARTDEFLDVITALWRGETVNHRGEHLQIEGASIPTLPVPAPPIYFGGSSAPAGPVAARHADVYLTWGEPHAAVAAKLEWIRGLAAAQGRTVRFGIRLHVIARDTAEAAWAEAARLLSDLDEDVVRSAQEGLARSESSGQAAMRELHAAHRADGSWRDPRSLEIAPNLWAGVGLVRGGAGTALVGSHREVADAIESYAALGIDEFVLSGYPHLEELFWFGEGVIPQLIARGVFDGGPTHTDDPRLGAGLHSPFVPTAAS, via the coding sequence ATGTCAGTCAAACTGCACTGGTTCCTCCCGACCTACGGGGACTCCCGGTCGATCGTCGGCGGTGGACACGGCGTCCCCACCGAGTCGGCGGGCGGACTCCGCGACGCCACCGTCGGGTACCTCTCCTCCATCGCCCGGGCGGCCGAGGACTTCGGCTTCGACGCGGCGCTGACCCCGGCCGGGCCGTGGTGCGAGGACGCGTGGATCACCACGGCGATGGTGGCGCGCGAGACCGAGCGCCTGGGCTTTCTGCTGGCCCTGCAGCCCGGTTTGATCAGCCCCACGTTGGCCGCCCAGATGACCGGGACCTTCACCAAGCACGCGCCGGGGCGGTTGCTGATCAACATCGTCACCGGTGGCGAGGCCGCCACCCAGCGCGCCTACGGCGACTCGCTGGACAAGGCGGCCCGCTATGCGCGCACCGACGAGTTCCTCGACGTCATCACCGCCCTGTGGCGCGGCGAGACGGTGAACCATCGCGGCGAGCACCTGCAGATCGAGGGGGCCTCGATCCCAACGCTGCCGGTGCCCGCGCCGCCGATCTACTTCGGCGGCTCGTCGGCACCGGCCGGGCCGGTCGCGGCCCGCCACGCCGACGTCTACCTCACCTGGGGCGAACCACACGCCGCGGTCGCCGCGAAACTCGAGTGGATCCGCGGTCTCGCGGCGGCCCAGGGACGGACGGTGCGATTCGGTATCCGCCTGCACGTCATCGCCCGCGACACCGCCGAGGCCGCGTGGGCCGAGGCCGCCCGGCTGCTGTCCGACCTCGACGAGGATGTTGTCCGGTCCGCGCAGGAGGGGCTCGCCCGCAGTGAGTCGAGCGGGCAGGCCGCCATGCGCGAGCTCCATGCGGCCCACCGCGCCGACGGGAGCTGGCGCGATCCGCGCTCGCTGGAGATCGCCCCCAACCTGTGGGCCGGGGTGGGTCTCGTACGGGGCGGCGCCGGCACCGCCCTGGTCGGCAGCCATCGCGAGGTCGCCGACGCGATCGAGTCCTACGCCGCGCTCGGGATCGACGAGTTCGTGCTGTCGGGCTATCCGCACCTCGAGGAACTGTTCTGGTTCGGCGAAGGCGTGATCCCCCAACTCATCGCGCGCGGGGTCTTCGACGGCGGCCCGACCCACACCGACGACCCGCGCCTGGGTGCGGGCCTGCATTCGCCGTTTGTCCCGACAGCGGCGAGCTGA
- a CDS encoding SfnB family sulfur acquisition oxidoreductase has translation MTELTSAGAPSETRRIADDAEALEVARSLAPAFAAGAGDRDALRVHPHDRVAALSDSGLLAITVPAEFGGADVGLETLARVVAIIAAADPSLAQIPQSHFTFLEALRRGGSPDLARRIYPRILDGARLANAQTERSGKTVAEDSTTLRDTGDGLLLSGVKYYCTGALHADILAVRAVDHTGGSSTGQPARKVIAYVPADAPGVTIVDDWDGFGQRTTGSGTVSFDRVAVKPTHVLDFTALLAEPGTYGARAQLVHSAIDTGIARGVLDAAAVAVAGARPWFESEVGAAADDPYLIARGGEVELAVRGAEALLLTAARRIEEADGGLAEPGIDDEAFRSRVAEASLATAAAKVAAGRAARQASSDLFDFGGTRAASEKANLSRFWRDARTHTLHDPERWKLHHLGRWALGRHRPPWHTSL, from the coding sequence ATGACCGAGCTGACCAGCGCGGGCGCCCCGTCGGAGACGCGGCGGATCGCCGACGACGCCGAGGCGCTCGAGGTCGCCAGGTCGCTCGCACCCGCCTTCGCGGCGGGTGCGGGCGACCGCGACGCCCTCCGGGTCCACCCGCATGACAGGGTGGCGGCCCTGTCGGATTCCGGCCTGTTGGCAATCACCGTTCCGGCGGAGTTCGGCGGTGCCGACGTCGGCCTGGAGACGCTGGCCCGCGTGGTGGCCATCATCGCCGCCGCCGACCCGTCCCTGGCCCAAATCCCGCAGAGCCACTTCACGTTCCTCGAAGCCCTCCGGCGCGGCGGTTCCCCCGACCTGGCCCGACGCATCTACCCGCGCATCCTCGACGGTGCCCGGTTGGCCAACGCCCAGACCGAGCGGTCCGGGAAGACCGTGGCCGAGGACTCGACGACGCTGCGCGACACCGGCGACGGCCTACTCCTGTCCGGGGTGAAGTACTACTGCACCGGGGCACTGCACGCCGACATCCTCGCCGTCCGCGCCGTCGACCACACCGGTGGCTCGTCGACGGGGCAACCGGCGCGCAAGGTCATCGCCTACGTCCCGGCCGACGCGCCCGGGGTGACCATCGTCGACGACTGGGACGGCTTCGGCCAGCGCACGACGGGCAGCGGAACGGTCAGTTTCGACCGGGTCGCGGTCAAGCCGACCCACGTCCTCGACTTCACCGCACTGCTCGCCGAGCCGGGAACCTATGGTGCCCGCGCCCAGCTGGTCCATTCGGCGATCGACACCGGTATCGCCCGCGGGGTCCTCGACGCCGCCGCCGTGGCGGTCGCCGGGGCGCGGCCGTGGTTCGAGTCCGAGGTCGGTGCGGCCGCCGACGATCCGTATCTGATCGCCCGCGGCGGCGAGGTCGAACTCGCCGTGCGCGGCGCCGAGGCGTTGCTGCTGACCGCGGCGCGGCGGATCGAAGAGGCCGACGGCGGGCTCGCCGAGCCGGGGATCGACGACGAGGCGTTCCGCAGCCGCGTCGCCGAGGCCTCTCTGGCCACCGCCGCGGCCAAGGTCGCCGCCGGCCGGGCGGCCCGCCAGGCGTCGTCGGACCTGTTCGACTTCGGCGGCACCCGCGCGGCGTCGGAGAAGGCGAATCTGTCCCGGTTCTGGCGTGACGCGCGCACCCACACATTGCACGATCCGGAGCGGTGGAAACTCCACCACCTCGGCCGCTGGGCCCTGGGCCGGCACCGGCCGCCGTGGCACACCTCGCTGTGA
- the sfnG gene encoding dimethylsulfone monooxygenase SfnG yields MPENLTERQLAAASAPLQFAYWVPNVSGGLVVSKIEQRTDWDYDYNRRLAVLAENNGFDYALSQVRYVASYGAAYQHESTSFSLALLLATERLKVIAAVHPGLWQPGVLAKLLATADHLSGGRAAVNVVSGWFRDEFTKLGEPWLEHDERYRRSEEFIGYLRQIWTSEHAEFHGDFYRLHDFDLKPKPVDLPGRPHPEIFQGGNSTAARAMAGRVSDWYFSNGKDFDGITEQVIDVNTEAALHGRSVRFGLNGFLIARDTEQEARDVLREIVDKADREAVEGFGSAVKQAGPSTANGKGMWQDSEFADLVQYNDGFRTGLIGTPEQIAERIVAYKTRGVNLLLLGFLHYLEDVEYFGSKILPLVRELEADLAASGKLESQLAANGVLV; encoded by the coding sequence ATGCCTGAAAACCTGACCGAGCGCCAACTCGCCGCCGCGTCCGCACCGTTGCAGTTCGCCTACTGGGTGCCCAACGTGAGCGGCGGCCTGGTGGTCTCGAAGATCGAGCAGCGCACCGACTGGGACTACGACTACAACCGCCGCCTCGCGGTCCTCGCGGAGAACAACGGCTTCGACTACGCCTTGAGCCAGGTCCGCTACGTGGCCTCCTACGGCGCCGCCTACCAGCACGAGTCGACCAGCTTCTCGCTGGCGCTGCTCCTGGCCACCGAACGCCTCAAAGTGATCGCCGCGGTCCACCCTGGACTCTGGCAGCCCGGCGTCTTGGCCAAACTGCTCGCCACCGCCGATCACCTGTCCGGCGGCCGGGCCGCGGTCAACGTGGTCAGCGGTTGGTTCCGCGACGAGTTCACCAAGCTGGGCGAACCGTGGCTCGAGCACGACGAGCGGTACCGCCGCAGCGAGGAGTTCATCGGCTACCTGCGCCAGATCTGGACCTCAGAGCACGCCGAGTTCCACGGCGACTTCTACCGCCTCCACGACTTCGACCTCAAGCCCAAGCCCGTCGACCTCCCCGGCCGGCCGCACCCGGAGATCTTCCAGGGCGGCAACTCGACCGCCGCGCGCGCCATGGCCGGTCGCGTCTCGGATTGGTACTTCAGCAACGGCAAGGACTTCGACGGCATCACCGAACAGGTCATCGACGTCAACACCGAGGCGGCCCTGCACGGGCGCAGCGTGCGATTCGGACTCAACGGCTTCCTCATCGCCCGCGACACCGAGCAGGAGGCGCGCGACGTCCTGCGCGAGATCGTCGACAAGGCCGATCGAGAGGCCGTCGAGGGATTCGGTTCCGCCGTCAAGCAGGCGGGGCCGTCCACCGCCAACGGCAAGGGCATGTGGCAGGACTCCGAGTTCGCCGACCTCGTCCAGTACAACGACGGCTTCCGCACCGGCCTCATCGGCACGCCCGAACAGATCGCCGAGCGCATCGTCGCCTACAAGACGCGCGGCGTGAACCTGCTCCTCCTCGGGTTCTTGCACTACCTCGAGGACGTCGAATACTTCGGCTCGAAGATCCTGCCGCTGGTGCGGGAACTCGAAGCCGACCTGGCCGCCAGCGGCAAGCTCGAGTCCCAACTCGCGGCCAACGGGGTCCTCGTCTGA
- a CDS encoding alpha-E domain-containing protein gives MLARNADSLYWIGRYVERADDMARILDVAVQQLLEDATVDTDSMVRHVMAVLGLTVDDEAEHTLWTLVDVAAYDRSCPDSIVGLVRTARENARGAREVISSEMWECLNATYMGLDDAQRRARLLGPHAFLTYVKERAAMFAGLTDATLSHDVGYSYLILGRSIERVDMTVRLLMSRSAYRRDALSWMSLLVAVGAQDTYVRAYRGALDTENVVEFMMLDRLFPRSVFHSLRVAEHHLAALDNRPDRVGAQSTALTLLGRARSSIEFIGRAEMVRDLPAYLTSLQETCRTVSESIAEEHFHIEPYVSWTDTGLAHDFADYGGQS, from the coding sequence ATGCTCGCACGTAACGCCGACTCGCTGTATTGGATCGGCCGCTATGTGGAGCGGGCCGACGACATGGCGCGCATCCTCGACGTCGCCGTCCAGCAGCTACTCGAGGATGCGACCGTCGACACCGACTCGATGGTCCGCCACGTCATGGCGGTGCTGGGCCTGACCGTCGACGACGAGGCCGAGCACACCTTGTGGACCCTCGTCGACGTCGCCGCCTACGACCGGTCGTGCCCCGACTCGATCGTCGGGCTGGTGCGCACCGCCCGCGAGAACGCCCGCGGGGCCCGCGAGGTCATCTCCAGCGAGATGTGGGAATGCCTCAATGCCACTTACATGGGCCTCGACGACGCCCAGCGCCGCGCACGACTGCTCGGTCCGCATGCCTTCCTGACCTACGTCAAAGAGCGCGCCGCCATGTTCGCCGGACTGACCGACGCCACCCTGAGCCACGACGTCGGTTACAGCTACCTCATCCTGGGCCGGTCCATCGAGCGCGTCGACATGACCGTCCGGTTGTTGATGTCGCGGTCGGCCTACCGCCGCGACGCCCTGTCGTGGATGAGTCTGCTCGTCGCGGTCGGCGCCCAGGACACCTATGTCCGCGCCTACCGCGGTGCCCTCGACACCGAGAACGTCGTCGAATTCATGATGCTCGACCGGCTCTTCCCCCGGTCGGTGTTCCACTCGCTGCGGGTCGCCGAACACCACCTCGCCGCCCTCGACAACCGGCCCGACCGGGTCGGCGCCCAATCCACCGCGCTGACCCTGCTGGGCCGCGCGCGCAGTTCGATCGAGTTCATCGGCCGCGCGGAAATGGTCCGCGACCTGCCGGCCTACCTCACCAGCCTGCAGGAGACGTGCCGCACGGTCAGCGAGTCGATCGCCGAGGAACACTTCCACATCGAGCCGTACGTGTCGTGGACCGACACCGGGCTGGCCCACGACTTCGCCGACTACGGAGGGCAGTCATGA
- a CDS encoding serine hydrolase domain-containing protein gives MTDLTTTLDAVLTGITTAPDEGNRVPGVVAVVTRGDGTVYEGAAGVRSTAADAPMTTDTVFALFSTTKAITGTTVLQCVEEGLLDLDAPAAEYVPEIGAIGVLDGFDDDGKPVVRAARTPITTRMLMLHTAGFGYSFFSESYNRLLAADGQPNVITASRASLNSPLLFEPGTAWNYGSNMDWAGLVVESIRGKRLGEVMAERVFAPLGMGDSAFTMTPSMAARRAEVHQRVEGGSLVPTGLVLPQEPEIHMGGHGLYSTMPDYARFLRMWLNDGEGEHGRVLQASTVAQAVQNGLGENLQVTMLTGVDPTLSHDAEFFPGQRKGWSYSFMVNEETAPTGRPAGSLGWAGLANLYYWIDRQNDVAGIWGTQILPFADPTSIGGFLEFETAVYADR, from the coding sequence ATGACCGATCTGACAACGACCCTCGACGCCGTGTTGACCGGGATCACGACCGCACCCGACGAGGGCAACCGCGTCCCGGGCGTGGTCGCCGTCGTCACCCGGGGCGACGGCACCGTCTACGAGGGTGCGGCCGGCGTCCGCTCGACTGCGGCCGACGCGCCGATGACGACGGACACCGTGTTCGCGCTCTTCTCCACGACGAAGGCCATCACCGGGACCACCGTGCTGCAATGCGTCGAGGAGGGGTTGCTCGACCTCGATGCGCCGGCCGCGGAGTACGTCCCCGAGATCGGGGCGATCGGGGTGCTCGACGGCTTCGACGACGACGGGAAGCCGGTGGTGCGCGCGGCGCGGACACCCATCACGACGCGGATGCTCATGCTGCACACCGCCGGCTTCGGATACTCGTTCTTCTCCGAGTCCTATAACCGGTTGCTGGCTGCCGACGGCCAGCCGAACGTCATCACCGCCTCGCGCGCGTCGCTGAACTCGCCGCTGTTGTTCGAGCCGGGCACCGCGTGGAACTACGGGTCCAACATGGACTGGGCCGGTCTGGTGGTGGAGTCGATCCGCGGCAAGCGGCTGGGCGAGGTCATGGCCGAGCGGGTCTTCGCCCCGCTGGGGATGGGTGATTCCGCCTTCACGATGACCCCGTCGATGGCCGCACGCCGCGCGGAGGTCCACCAGCGGGTCGAGGGCGGTTCACTGGTCCCGACCGGGTTGGTGTTGCCCCAGGAGCCGGAGATCCACATGGGCGGGCACGGCCTCTACTCGACGATGCCGGACTACGCCCGCTTCCTGCGGATGTGGTTGAACGACGGCGAGGGCGAGCACGGCCGGGTGCTGCAAGCCTCCACCGTCGCCCAGGCGGTACAGAACGGTTTGGGGGAGAACCTGCAGGTCACCATGCTGACCGGAGTGGATCCGACATTGTCGCACGACGCCGAGTTCTTCCCCGGCCAGCGCAAGGGGTGGTCGTACAGCTTCATGGTGAACGAAGAGACGGCGCCCACCGGCCGGCCGGCCGGATCGCTCGGCTGGGCGGGGCTGGCGAATCTCTACTACTGGATCGACCGCCAGAACGACGTCGCCGGGATCTGGGGCACGCAGATCCTGCCGTTCGCCGATCCGACCTCGATCGGCGGCTTCCTGGAGTTCGAGACCGCGGTCTACGCGGACCGGTAG
- a CDS encoding acyl-CoA dehydrogenase family protein has product MTATVSSDADQQARFADALRRADLVAAELRATAAQRDRANADPIAEIDLLRQADLLQVGEPVEYGGSGLNYAQSQQITRRIARGDTSIAHLLGYHYAQQRIPHLFGTPEQAGEISRGNAQERRFWGGVQNPRGGSALELTRDGEGYRLNGRRTFASGASVADWLSVTAVFDGNLVFLALPRDIEGFRALGDWDNIGQRLTDSGGVEFVNTPVDGAQILGGIESAGKELSAYQTLVTPHWQLAFVNFYIGTAQGALEEALDWTKLNASAWETSGLEVATDDPYILELVGELTAQTTAAALLADRAGDALQAALDFGPELTAEQRAETAVAIAEAKYLTTKVSLEVASRLFEIQGARATTSAYGFDRHWRNLRTHTVHDPVAYKAREVGDWELNRRAPQFSLYS; this is encoded by the coding sequence ATGACCGCCACCGTCTCCTCCGACGCCGACCAGCAGGCCCGGTTCGCCGATGCCCTGCGCCGCGCCGACCTCGTCGCCGCCGAATTGCGCGCCACCGCGGCCCAGCGCGACCGCGCCAATGCCGACCCGATCGCCGAGATCGACCTGCTCCGCCAGGCCGACCTCCTCCAGGTCGGCGAGCCCGTCGAGTACGGCGGGTCCGGCCTCAACTACGCGCAGAGCCAGCAGATCACCCGCCGGATCGCGCGCGGCGACACCTCGATCGCGCACCTCCTCGGCTACCACTACGCCCAGCAGCGCATCCCACACCTCTTCGGCACCCCGGAGCAGGCCGGCGAGATCTCGCGCGGCAACGCGCAGGAGCGCCGGTTCTGGGGCGGGGTGCAGAACCCGCGCGGCGGCTCGGCCCTGGAACTGACCCGTGACGGCGAGGGCTACCGGCTGAACGGGCGCCGGACCTTCGCCTCGGGCGCCAGTGTCGCCGACTGGCTGTCGGTGACCGCGGTCTTCGACGGCAACCTGGTGTTCCTCGCCCTCCCCCGCGACATCGAGGGATTCCGCGCCCTCGGCGACTGGGACAACATCGGCCAGCGCCTCACCGACTCCGGCGGCGTCGAGTTCGTGAACACCCCGGTTGACGGCGCCCAGATCCTCGGCGGCATCGAGAGCGCCGGCAAGGAACTGTCGGCCTACCAGACCCTGGTCACCCCGCACTGGCAGCTGGCGTTCGTGAACTTCTACATCGGCACCGCGCAGGGCGCCCTGGAAGAGGCCTTGGACTGGACCAAGCTCAACGCCAGCGCGTGGGAGACCTCGGGTCTCGAGGTGGCCACCGACGACCCCTACATCCTGGAGTTGGTCGGCGAACTGACCGCGCAGACGACCGCTGCCGCCTTGCTGGCCGACCGGGCCGGCGACGCCCTGCAGGCGGCGTTGGACTTCGGCCCCGAGCTGACGGCCGAGCAGCGGGCGGAGACGGCGGTGGCCATCGCCGAGGCGAAGTACCTGACGACGAAGGTGTCGCTCGAGGTGGCCTCGCGGCTGTTCGAGATCCAGGGGGCGCGCGCCACGACCAGTGCCTACGGCTTCGACCGGCACTGGCGCAACCTGCGCACCCACACAGTCCACGACCCGGTTGCCTACAAGGCCCGCGAGGTCGGCGACTGGGAGCTGAACCGCCGCGCACCGCAGTTCTCGCTGTACAGCTGA